The window GAAAGCCGCATCCAGAAATCCGATCTGTTCGGGGGAGAGACGCCAGCCGGACGCCTGACAGTTCTCAACGACGCGGGCCACGCTGTTGGACTTGGGGATGGTAATAACATTGGGCCGTGAGGTGCACCAGTTCAGCGCCACTTGCGCAAGGGTTTTCTGTGTGTAGCTTGCGACCTGCTCCAAGGCTTGCATTCTCCAACCCTGTGGGAAACCAGACCCACTCGCCAAGCGGCCATCATCCAGCGGGGTGTAGGCAATAATCGTGACCTGACTCATCAGACAGTAGGGCAGCAACTCCCGCTCGATCTCGCGCCGGTTCAGGTTGTATAAGACTTGGTTGGAGACGATGGGGTATTTGCTCATCGCCGCCTGAGCCTCACGCAGTTGATGAACCGAGAAGTTGCTGACGCCGATGTACTTGACCAAACCACGATCCACCAGCGCTTCCAGAGCGCGCATGGTTTCCTGGATCGGGACATACGCATTCGGCCAGTGGATCTGGTACAGATCGATGTAGCTGGTATCCAGCTGGCGCAGACTGGCTTCCGCCGTGCGCAGCACGTCATCGTAGCGCAGATGGTCAGCTGACACCTTGCTGGCAAGAAACACCCGCTCACGCATGCCTTTGATCGCCTGGCCGACCACGTCCTCGGTGCCGTAGAGCTCCGCGGTATCGATGAGAAAGGAGCCGAGTTCAATGCCCCGGTGTAAGGGTCCCACCCCACCGCTGTAGCGCCAGACCCCCAACCCGATCTCCGGGACCATCACGCCGGTGTTGCCGAGTGGTTTCAGTTCCATGAGAATACCCTCCTCTTGATGAGCCAAAAACTCATGGATAATCCGGTTCAGGGACCTCTGGCCGGGTGGCCTCGTCTGGAGGCCGTAGATCATCTACCACACTCAGAAACTCCTCAAACGGCAATGCGGGCAGCGTGCAGACCTGAAAGGTCCCCCGACCGGCTGCCAAAACGCCGCGGCGAAAGAGATGCTTGATGACATCCTTGTCCGGCACCTCGAGGATCGACACAAAGTCATACTCCCCGAGAGTGGCATACAACTCCACAATCTTGTAGTCCGTCTGGGCAAAGAAGATTTTGGTTTCCTCGTAGATCGCCCGGGCCTGCTCAATACTCATCGCTCCCTCGCGGGTGAGCTTCAAGAGAACAACAGCGCGCGCCATGGGGACATCCTCCCTTGTTGGTTTACTTCCCTTACTGCTCCTTAGGCTCTAGCACGCTCTATAGTACGATCCGTGCGAAAAGCAAAGGGCTGGGAAAGCTATA of the Deltaproteobacteria bacterium genome contains:
- a CDS encoding aldo/keto reductase — translated: MLMELKPLGNTGVMVPEIGLGVWRYSGGVGPLHRGIELGSFLIDTAELYGTEDVVGQAIKGMRERVFLASKVSADHLRYDDVLRTAEASLRQLDTSYIDLYQIHWPNAYVPIQETMRALEALVDRGLVKYIGVSNFSVHQLREAQAAMSKYPIVSNQVLYNLNRREIERELLPYCLMSQVTIIAYTPLDDGRLASGSGFPQGWRMQALEQVASYTQKTLAQVALNWCTSRPNVITIPKSNSVARVVENCQASGWRLSPEQIGFLDAAFAWKGETRSLG
- a CDS encoding GYD domain-containing protein, producing MARAVVLLKLTREGAMSIEQARAIYEETKIFFAQTDYKIVELYATLGEYDFVSILEVPDKDVIKHLFRRGVLAAGRGTFQVCTLPALPFEEFLSVVDDLRPPDEATRPEVPEPDYP